One window of Hymenobacter canadensis genomic DNA carries:
- a CDS encoding BamA/TamA family outer membrane protein has translation MNVFMGALRAALLAAASTLTSFAAAAQQIPVDSLRGRTAGGQIAQTDTSRSFLDRVLDVFEFDLNRSAVAQGGAYPTRLVLAPIISYAPETSWGAGVGAKFLFKPKGAGTDTRTSNIPVSFQYTLNNQFILYSGYTVFFNHENYLLRGNLLHSSFPQLFYGVGNNTPESNEEIYDYRYTVIEPLLLRRLTGKLFVGGGLRHVRVSDVQLAPQSLLLDETGQPRAAGALGAVSTGLESALTYDTRDNVLNAQRGVLAEITHGWYGEQLGGQFRYELTKIDLRQYFQLGATRPHVLAYQVFGYLSSGNVPLLEQGALGGNELMRGYYEGRYLDRNYAAAQVEYRRPLTTRLGVVGFVSAGKVAPRLHDFNFRDVHPAAGAGLRFKLVKAENLNLRLDAAFGDSGGTFYLNVAEAF, from the coding sequence ATGAATGTATTTATGGGCGCACTTCGGGCGGCCTTGTTGGCAGCCGCAAGCACCCTAACCTCTTTTGCGGCGGCGGCCCAGCAGATACCGGTCGACTCGCTACGCGGCCGCACGGCGGGCGGACAGATAGCCCAGACTGATACCAGCCGCTCGTTTCTCGACCGCGTACTTGATGTGTTCGAGTTCGACCTCAACCGGTCGGCTGTGGCACAGGGCGGCGCGTACCCGACCCGGCTGGTGCTGGCCCCCATCATCTCGTATGCCCCTGAAACCAGTTGGGGCGCGGGAGTGGGGGCCAAATTCCTCTTCAAACCTAAGGGAGCCGGCACCGATACCCGGACCTCCAACATTCCGGTTTCGTTTCAGTACACGCTGAACAATCAGTTCATCCTGTATTCGGGCTACACGGTTTTTTTCAACCACGAAAACTACCTGCTGCGCGGCAACCTGCTGCATTCCAGCTTTCCGCAGCTTTTCTACGGTGTGGGCAACAACACGCCCGAATCCAACGAGGAGATTTACGACTACCGCTACACGGTTATCGAGCCGCTACTGCTGCGGCGGCTAACGGGCAAGCTGTTTGTGGGCGGCGGCTTGCGCCACGTGCGGGTGAGCGACGTGCAGCTGGCCCCACAAAGCCTGCTGCTCGACGAAACCGGCCAGCCGCGAGCGGCCGGCGCGCTCGGTGCTGTTAGCACGGGCCTGGAATCGGCCCTCACCTACGACACGCGCGACAACGTGCTGAACGCCCAGCGGGGCGTGTTGGCCGAAATCACCCACGGCTGGTATGGCGAACAGCTGGGTGGTCAGTTTCGCTACGAGCTGACCAAAATCGACCTGCGGCAGTATTTTCAGCTCGGGGCCACCCGCCCGCACGTGCTGGCCTATCAGGTGTTCGGCTACCTGAGTTCCGGTAACGTGCCGCTGCTGGAACAAGGAGCCTTGGGAGGCAATGAACTGATGCGCGGCTACTACGAGGGTCGCTACCTCGACCGCAACTACGCCGCCGCCCAGGTCGAATATCGCCGGCCGCTCACCACCCGCTTGGGGGTGGTGGGCTTCGTCAGCGCCGGCAAGGTGGCCCCGCGCCTGCACGATTTCAATTTCAGGGACGTACATCCGGCCGCGGGCGCAGGCCTGCGCTTCAAGCTGGTGAAAGCCGAAAACCTGAACTTGCGCTTGGACGCGGCTTTCGGCGACTCGGGCGGCACGTTCTATCTCAACGTGGCGGAGGCATTTTAG
- a CDS encoding transposase — MTAKKSGASPDKRRQYDEAFKAEALRLASESRSTQAAARQLGISPKLLYRWQQAQVVAEVGSVDVARDPEARALRAANKRLA, encoded by the coding sequence ATGACAGCGAAAAAGAGCGGGGCGTCGCCCGACAAACGCCGCCAATACGACGAGGCATTTAAGGCCGAAGCGCTGCGCCTGGCCAGTGAGAGCCGCAGCACGCAGGCCGCGGCCCGACAATTGGGTATCAGCCCCAAGTTGCTCTACCGCTGGCAACAGGCCCAGGTGGTGGCCGAGGTCGGCAGCGTGGACGTGGCCCGCGACCCGGAAGCGCGGGCCCTGCGCGCGGCCAATAAGCGACTGGCGTAG
- a CDS encoding carboxypeptidase-like regulatory domain-containing protein, whose amino-acid sequence MHFTLRPILILGCTLAVLTAAGQSAPLPSPPDSLLSSPANWICRGRVLDVSRRPVVGASVWAKGTLIAATTNSEGLFRLELPTGSYLLLVDYPGYLARDTRVSPTDSVFTILVYSTQPRATRR is encoded by the coding sequence ATGCATTTCACATTGCGCCCGATACTGATCCTGGGTTGTACGCTTGCGGTCCTGACGGCGGCGGGCCAGTCGGCGCCCCTGCCTTCGCCCCCGGATTCGCTTCTGTCTTCGCCCGCAAACTGGATTTGCCGGGGCCGGGTACTCGATGTCAGCCGCCGGCCCGTAGTGGGAGCGAGCGTCTGGGCCAAGGGCACCCTGATAGCCGCGACGACTAACTCCGAAGGACTCTTCCGCTTGGAGTTGCCAACCGGAAGCTACCTGCTACTGGTCGACTACCCGGGATATCTGGCGCGCGATACCCGGGTCAGCCCGACGGATTCTGTGTTCACTATCCTGGTGTACTCCACCCAACCGCGGGCCACGCGCCGCTAG
- a CDS encoding alkaline phosphatase D family protein produces the protein MSENTPKISRRTFVRHTAVLSGGLALLPGLLTSCQDDDEPGLNYTGDFGFREGVASFDPSATGIILWTRYTNAENESGDASLRWEVAASSAFSPLVASGTVAATAGTDYTAAVDVPGLTANTKYYYRFRNERTQVESVVGETKTLPTGSQAGSVKLAVVSCANFQAGLFNVYGAVAASDADAVVHLGDYIYEYGAGGYGTNPATASLNRAHLPATEIISLSDYRTRYRQYRSDKQLQRAHQLKPFICVWDDHEYTNDAYVGGAENHQPATEGSFEERKRVANQAWFEFLPARTTDKTKIYRRFEFGNLVNLLMLDTRIVGRDQQLSLSSYATNPAAFLQALTSSSRSMLGPDQRSWLAGALAGSSARWQVLGSQVLMGKMNIPAELLPLVAQLAAGPTPALLAQYSAQATQLSIIKTRVLAGDPTVTATERARVTTVLPYNLDAWDGYPAERERVYAAAAGKKLISLAGDTHNAWHSDLTTATGQRAGAEFACSSVSSPGFEALLAGDATAIAGFEQSNALLIDDLQYLNASRRGYILATFTAGNATAEYRYVAGLETENIVTTTGRTVVEA, from the coding sequence ATGTCGGAAAACACTCCCAAAATCTCCCGTCGCACGTTCGTGCGTCACACGGCCGTGCTCTCCGGCGGCCTGGCCCTGCTACCTGGCCTGTTGACCAGCTGCCAGGACGACGACGAGCCCGGCCTCAACTACACCGGAGACTTTGGCTTTCGGGAGGGAGTGGCCAGCTTCGATCCCTCGGCAACCGGCATCATCCTCTGGACCCGCTACACCAACGCCGAAAACGAGAGCGGTGACGCCAGTCTGCGCTGGGAAGTGGCCGCCTCCAGCGCCTTCAGCCCGCTGGTCGCCAGCGGTACAGTAGCCGCTACCGCCGGCACCGACTACACGGCCGCCGTGGATGTGCCCGGTCTTACGGCCAACACCAAGTATTACTACCGCTTCCGCAATGAGCGTACCCAGGTGGAATCCGTGGTGGGCGAAACCAAGACGTTGCCCACCGGCAGCCAGGCCGGCAGCGTGAAGCTGGCCGTGGTGTCGTGCGCCAACTTTCAGGCGGGCCTGTTCAACGTGTACGGGGCCGTCGCGGCCTCCGACGCCGACGCCGTGGTGCACCTGGGCGACTACATTTATGAGTACGGCGCGGGCGGCTACGGCACCAACCCGGCCACCGCCAGCCTGAACCGCGCCCACCTGCCGGCCACCGAAATCATCAGCCTCAGCGACTACCGCACCCGCTACCGGCAGTACCGCTCCGACAAGCAGCTCCAGCGCGCCCACCAGCTCAAGCCGTTCATCTGCGTGTGGGACGACCACGAGTACACCAACGACGCCTACGTCGGTGGGGCCGAAAATCACCAGCCCGCCACCGAGGGCAGCTTTGAAGAGCGCAAGCGCGTGGCCAACCAGGCGTGGTTTGAGTTTCTGCCCGCCCGCACCACCGACAAAACCAAAATCTACCGCCGCTTCGAGTTCGGCAACCTGGTGAACCTGCTCATGCTCGACACCCGCATCGTGGGCCGCGACCAGCAGCTGAGTTTGAGCAGCTACGCCACGAATCCGGCCGCCTTTCTGCAGGCGCTGACCAGCAGCAGCCGCTCCATGCTTGGGCCCGACCAGCGCAGCTGGCTGGCGGGGGCACTGGCCGGCAGCAGCGCCCGCTGGCAGGTGCTGGGCTCGCAGGTGCTGATGGGCAAAATGAACATTCCGGCCGAGCTGCTGCCGCTGGTGGCGCAGCTGGCCGCCGGCCCCACGCCCGCGCTACTGGCCCAGTACAGCGCCCAGGCCACCCAGCTCAGCATCATCAAAACCCGCGTGCTGGCCGGTGACCCGACCGTAACGGCCACCGAGCGCGCCCGCGTAACCACGGTGCTGCCCTACAACCTCGACGCCTGGGACGGCTACCCCGCCGAGCGCGAGCGAGTGTACGCGGCGGCAGCGGGCAAAAAGCTGATATCCCTGGCCGGTGATACGCACAACGCCTGGCACAGCGACCTGACTACCGCCACCGGCCAGCGGGCCGGGGCCGAGTTTGCCTGCAGCTCCGTTTCGTCGCCCGGCTTTGAGGCCCTGCTGGCCGGCGACGCTACGGCCATTGCGGGTTTCGAGCAGTCGAACGCGCTGCTGATCGACGACCTGCAATACCTGAACGCCTCCCGGCGGGGCTACATTTTAGCAACCTTCACGGCCGGCAACGCCACCGCCGAGTACCGCTACGTGGCCGGCCTGGAAACGGAAAACATCGTTACCACCACGGGCCGCACGGTAGTGGAAGCGTAA
- a CDS encoding RNA polymerase sigma factor, with the protein MPSVLYSEVSNEREISLRAQEDMRLVEEALAGSAKAYEGLMRKYRKSVYHLTLKMVRDTDDAEDLTLEIFAKAFRALPKYQTMFAFSTWLFRIATNHTIDFVRRNRLRTQSLSAGIALGEGESIALDVASLDLDPQQAYMRQQRIELVQELVEMLPPKYMALIRLRYFNELSYDEIAQQMGAPLGTVKAQLHRARELLSMFAKGSKAAI; encoded by the coding sequence ATGCCGTCCGTTCTCTATTCAGAAGTTAGTAATGAGCGGGAGATTTCCCTCCGGGCTCAGGAAGATATGCGACTGGTAGAAGAGGCCTTGGCCGGCAGTGCGAAGGCCTATGAGGGTCTGATGCGCAAATACCGTAAGTCCGTGTATCATCTGACGTTGAAAATGGTGCGTGACACGGACGACGCAGAAGACCTGACCCTGGAAATATTTGCCAAAGCCTTTCGGGCTCTACCCAAGTACCAGACCATGTTTGCCTTCAGCACCTGGCTTTTTCGTATTGCCACCAACCACACAATTGATTTCGTCCGGCGCAACCGCCTGCGTACACAGTCGTTGAGTGCCGGCATTGCGTTGGGAGAGGGCGAATCCATTGCGTTGGACGTAGCCTCGCTGGACCTCGATCCCCAGCAGGCTTATATGCGGCAGCAACGGATTGAGCTGGTGCAAGAGCTAGTCGAGATGCTGCCTCCCAAATACATGGCGCTGATTCGATTACGCTATTTCAACGAGTTAAGCTACGACGAAATAGCCCAGCAGATGGGGGCTCCCTTGGGAACCGTGAAGGCCCAACTACACCGGGCCCGGGAGTTACTCAGCATGTTCGCGAAGGGAAGCAAAGCGGCTATTTAA
- a CDS encoding hemolysin family protein: MEILIILLLLVVNGVFSMSEIALVSSRKSKLEAEAKLGSRKAQAAVDLANDPNRFLSTVQIGITLIGILTGIFSGATLTKQLQSVVAQVPGLERFSESIAVTGMVVLITYLSVVIGELLPKRIGLTNPEGIIKMVAGPMSILSRITSPFIWLLTVSSDFLIKILGIKAQDSPVTEEEIKALVKEGASGGTIQEIEHDIVKNVFNLGDRRVGSLMTSRQDIVWLDLEQDAAAIKQLVLARKQSAYPLCQGSLDEVRGMVYLKDLVADDLDQQLARLAELQQEPLFIPTSSKAYHALELFRQRRVHQGIVVDEYGGVVGLVTIDDILDALVGDVSPDHDTDPAIVERADGSFLIDAQLPFVEFADRFHIPATQRRGLTGFHSVGGFALHILSVLPRAGEHFLWEGHYFEIVDMDRSHIDKILFRPKAT; the protein is encoded by the coding sequence ATGGAAATACTCATTATTCTGCTCCTGCTTGTTGTCAACGGCGTTTTTTCCATGTCGGAAATTGCCCTGGTGTCTTCCCGCAAGTCCAAGCTGGAAGCCGAAGCCAAGCTGGGCAGCCGCAAGGCGCAGGCCGCCGTGGACCTGGCCAACGACCCCAATCGGTTTCTGTCCACCGTGCAGATCGGCATCACGCTCATCGGTATCCTGACCGGTATCTTCAGCGGCGCGACGCTGACCAAGCAGTTGCAAAGTGTCGTGGCGCAGGTGCCCGGTTTGGAGCGGTTCAGCGAGAGTATTGCCGTTACGGGGATGGTGGTGCTGATTACTTACCTCTCGGTCGTTATCGGCGAGCTGCTGCCCAAGCGCATCGGCCTGACTAACCCGGAAGGCATCATCAAAATGGTAGCCGGGCCGATGAGTATCCTCTCACGCATCACCTCGCCGTTTATCTGGCTGCTGACCGTGTCCAGTGATTTCCTGATCAAAATCCTGGGCATCAAGGCCCAGGACAGCCCGGTTACGGAAGAGGAAATCAAGGCGCTGGTAAAGGAAGGCGCCTCGGGTGGCACCATCCAGGAAATCGAGCACGACATCGTCAAAAACGTATTCAACCTGGGCGACCGGCGGGTGGGCTCGCTCATGACCAGCCGGCAGGACATCGTTTGGCTGGACCTGGAACAGGACGCGGCTGCCATCAAGCAGCTGGTGCTTGCGCGTAAGCAGTCGGCCTACCCCTTGTGCCAGGGCAGTCTGGACGAGGTGCGCGGCATGGTGTACCTGAAAGACCTGGTGGCCGATGACCTCGACCAGCAGCTGGCCCGCCTGGCCGAGCTGCAGCAGGAGCCACTGTTTATTCCCACCAGCAGCAAGGCCTACCACGCCCTGGAGCTGTTCCGGCAGCGGCGGGTGCACCAGGGCATTGTGGTGGACGAATACGGCGGAGTAGTCGGCCTGGTAACCATCGATGACATCCTGGACGCGCTGGTGGGCGACGTGTCGCCGGACCATGACACCGATCCGGCCATTGTGGAACGTGCCGATGGCTCCTTCCTGATTGACGCGCAGCTGCCGTTCGTGGAGTTTGCCGACCGGTTCCATATTCCGGCAACCCAGCGGCGGGGACTAACCGGCTTTCACAGTGTCGGCGGATTTGCCCTGCACATTCTTTCGGTGCTGCCGCGAGCCGGCGAGCATTTCCTGTGGGAGGGCCACTACTTCGAGATTGTGGACATGGACCGCAGCCACATCGACAAAATCCTGTTCCGGCCTAAGGCGACTTAA
- a CDS encoding helix-turn-helix domain-containing protein, translating to MSRKNYEVVTLERFVDRYLDSPADAFVFQQSAVQVYPLSLAVARITPPTPLFKAEYSFLLLFLTGGGQQQVDNETLDLQANDVLFIREGHLNAIKSIGEGTQGYYIHLENVLLPRIFTDSALLHRLTFYPKHAVSPADMAWLGQCCELILSQTGEQGYAEEIQCALLRAMVLKVAQASATTLCQPDRPSEITMRFKELVYEHVGTHRVVAFYADALAVSENYLNRCVNQLTRKPPKQHITEMVILRSKVLLQDRSKDIAQVAVELNFADPSYFGRLFRQVTQQTPTEYRNAFWQGLSE from the coding sequence ATGAGCCGTAAAAACTACGAGGTGGTCACCTTAGAGCGGTTCGTAGACCGCTACTTAGACTCTCCTGCCGACGCCTTTGTATTTCAACAGAGCGCCGTCCAGGTATATCCGCTGTCGTTGGCCGTCGCCCGCATCACCCCCCCGACCCCGCTGTTCAAGGCCGAGTATAGTTTTCTGCTGCTTTTTCTGACGGGCGGGGGGCAGCAGCAGGTGGATAATGAAACCCTGGACCTGCAGGCCAACGATGTGCTCTTCATTCGGGAGGGCCATCTGAATGCCATCAAGTCCATCGGCGAAGGCACCCAGGGCTACTACATTCACCTAGAAAATGTGCTGCTCCCCCGCATTTTTACGGACAGCGCGCTGCTGCACCGGCTCACGTTTTATCCCAAACATGCGGTTTCTCCCGCCGACATGGCCTGGCTGGGCCAGTGCTGCGAACTCATCCTGAGTCAGACCGGCGAGCAGGGGTACGCCGAAGAAATCCAATGCGCGCTGCTGCGGGCGATGGTGCTGAAAGTGGCCCAGGCCTCGGCCACCACCCTGTGCCAGCCCGACCGACCCTCCGAAATCACCATGCGCTTCAAAGAGCTGGTGTATGAGCACGTGGGCACTCACCGGGTGGTGGCGTTTTATGCGGATGCTCTGGCCGTGTCGGAGAATTACCTGAATCGGTGCGTGAATCAGCTGACCCGCAAGCCGCCCAAGCAGCACATCACGGAAATGGTAATTCTGCGGAGCAAGGTGCTGTTGCAGGACCGTTCCAAGGATATTGCCCAAGTTGCGGTGGAACTCAACTTTGCCGACCCGTCCTACTTCGGCCGCTTGTTCAGGCAGGTGACCCAGCAAACGCCCACCGAATACCGAAACGCATTCTGGCAAGGTTTGTCCGAATAA
- a CDS encoding DUF2141 domain-containing protein, translating into MLRSTASLFLLLLLAVVLAASKPLAQPAQLQIQILSVEKNNGKVVVEIYNAKADWLKKPFRRVTLAPDDNTKKAVFDVPYGKYAVSIYQDTNENGELGMNFLQIPKEPIGFGNNYKPFGEPKFESALIDHGPASKPAAIKLYSVF; encoded by the coding sequence ATGCTACGCTCCACCGCTTCCCTATTCCTGCTGCTCCTGCTGGCCGTCGTACTGGCGGCCTCCAAGCCGTTGGCTCAACCAGCCCAGTTGCAAATTCAAATCCTGAGCGTCGAAAAAAACAACGGGAAGGTGGTCGTTGAAATCTACAACGCCAAAGCGGATTGGCTGAAAAAGCCTTTTCGGCGGGTGACGCTGGCCCCGGATGACAACACCAAAAAGGCGGTGTTTGACGTGCCCTACGGCAAATACGCCGTTTCCATCTACCAGGACACCAACGAGAACGGCGAATTGGGCATGAATTTCCTGCAAATTCCCAAAGAACCCATCGGGTTCGGCAACAATTATAAGCCCTTCGGCGAGCCCAAGTTTGAGTCGGCGCTGATTGACCACGGCCCGGCCTCGAAGCCCGCCGCCATCAAGCTCTACAGCGTATTCTAA